GACTTAAGGCGTTGTCGCATGTGTTTATATATTTAACTTTTGTTGTGGTATGATTAAAATTACACCTACACTAAACTTCAAACTCTTAAGTCCTGAATTCCATATAGCATCAAACTAAAATAAcagaaacatgaaataaatttaCTCCTTTAACAAGCGTGTAGAAATGTAAGAAAAATATCATCAAGAGATTAATCAACCTTAATTACATTAACTTCTGCTAATTCGGTTCCAAATTAAACTTTTAGGTTGCAATATTACAGATTAAACATAATAATACTCAGGAATATTAACCAGAGCAACAAAAACAGTTGAAACTAGATAGCTTAAAAATAAATCGGACCTAAAAATCATCTAATTAAGCCACACAGATTATTTGCACCGTATGGTCTTTTTTAGGCCACTCTTTAAATTCTCTCCCCGTTAGCTAAATGAACTAAATTTGCTCAAATATAGCCCACTGAACTAGTAAGAGACATCATTTAAAAAGTAGCCAAAAAGGGCCATTTATGCAAATAATCACATGGAACTGCTTTATTTGGATGACCTCATCGACCAAAACGATGATGTCCCACTCCCAATGGGTGATGTCCAACACCTAATGGATGATGGCCATGAATAGGAACTCCATTTGACTGGCTAAAAGGATAAACATGAGGGCTATTAACCAAATGAGCCAAAGCTGTCATGGCATGAGATTGGCCTGAAATGAGTCCTGCAGTTGAAGGATTTTGGGCTAAGATAATTGAGTAACCGTCGTCAAAATTGCTCATGTCTTGTGCTACCAGTTGCCATATTAAGCTTCCTGCCATAGTTCCTCCCGCTTTCGCGAAATTATACACATTTCTGTAAACTGAACTCATGAATGTGTCTCTTACATTTTGATTGTATCCTGGATCTTTGCTAGACTTTCCAAATTCAGCTAGCACCAATGGCTTCTTTAATATTGTTCTTGAATCTTGCCAATGACTTGTCATCCACCTTTGCATGAATACTCCTTGAGCATCATCACTTTGTCCTGACAACCtgttaaaattaaacaaaaatttctACCATTATCCTTTTATTTAATAACAACTTAAATTTCATTTTGAACTAATTACCAAAATCTTGTATAATATTGAATTGTTGTCTTTGTGTGACTTATTGGTTACCTGTTCAAACAGTGAAATCAGCTAttgatgcttgcattagggtaaaCTCCCTACATTACACTCCCTTAGGGTGCGGTCCTTCCCCGACAATTCCCCGACCCTTTGTGAACGCGAGATGCTTCGTGCaacctttttttatttatttaatgttgtttgattaACATTTTGTTTTGCTTTAGGGAAGTTAATTACTCTGTATGTGAGGTATAAAAGAGATGTTTATTTACCATTGGTCAGTATATGCATGTATAGTGGCAAAGTCGATCTCCCTAATAAGATTGCTGCTGATGAAATCTGTTCCAACTTGGTAACCAGGATTAAACTGTTTCTTTTCAGGCATTGAGTCGCCATAAAATCCCTCCATTCCTATCTCCAGCAAGTGTTTTCTGTCCAGTGATTTTACAAAACTAGCCATCCCCTGAACCCATCCCTGTAAAAtcacatcatatatatatatatatatagttagcaaaaaaaaaacatgagACATTATTATAAGAACATAACAGATGATTAATTTTGTGCCTGTTTTTACTCACATGAACTGTTTTCCCAGAATAATCAGCATCGCAACGAGGCTCATTCATAAGTTCCCATGCCATTATTGTTGTGTCATCCCTGTATGCTATTCCAGTCATGGTATTGACTCTTGTCACTACTTTCTGTAGcacaatattttttaaaaaaataaaaaaatcagttAGTTCCATATAAAATATACTAAATCTACCACAATTTTTTATTCAAATATTCATGGTGTCATTTTTCCTACCTTAACATGGTTCTTGTAATAATCTTTAAGAACTGGATGAGTATAAAAATCATCATCACTGTTAATCTGAATTCCTGCATTTCTCCCCCATTGAGCATATTGATTTCTTCCTCCAAAATCTTTGTAGTTATTCACAAAGCTCAATATTAAACGTATACCATACTTTTTTGCTTCCGAGATCACAAAATCCAATccctatcacaaataattaatccATGTTATAAGCCATAACATAAGAAAAATATCACATAGTaaagaaaacaagaaacttaTTAGTCTATCGACCTGAAAAAGATTTACGTAAAAGTTATATGCATTGACAATGTAAATATGTAATTTAACCTATTATAGTAACACGTGGTTCACCATGTGTACTGGAATACTAATTAATGCTagctataattttttttttttttttgaagaattaCCTAAATAGCCGTCCACCAAAACCACATAAACAAAAAAAAGTCTgcagatgtataatatatgtataattcatgtataatatgtatataatcgTGTATAATATATGTACACTGACTAGGAAAAATAAACAGAAAATCTAGTCGGCTATTTATATaaagaaccctaaaaatataTAAACATCTTATTACATTGTCAGTGCATAGAACTTAAGCTGACCTGAAAAACACGTTCATCGTAGACTCCAGGAGATATTTGTAATGCAGTATCACCTCCATCGCTAAAAGCCCAAGTCCTGCATACAGAAAGGCTAGCAGCAGAGGCTTCCTGAAAAACCTCTGAGACTTTGTATCTCTCAGTTGGATCAGCTGCAACATGCATTAGCCAATACGAGTTGAAACCATTGAATAGAAATGGTGATCCATTTAGTACAAAATGGGCTCCTTTTGTTCTAACAAACCCTAATTTATTAAGATTCCTAGCTTCTGTTGCAAtagctaggaggaggaggagggcaAAGAATGAGCTTAATGCTCTAGTAAAAGAAGCCATTTATTAGTTTCTTAAAAACAATGTATTGCTATAGTTTCTATAATGGGAAGAATGATTTGAGTACCAAAAGAGATGTTTGTAGGACTATTTATAGTTATTTAGAGCAAGGAAACCTtactaaaaatagaaaaaaaagaagttgaTGAAGTAATTAGGAGGATTTTCAGGGAGGAATTAAATCCTAGTTGATAGTGCTGGTTTACTAAATTTGGCAAAAacgattttttttttatctttaatttAGTTTCAAGATTTTGTGGAAAGCTGACAGAAGTTGAAAGTTCAGttgaaggaaaaagggaagatatatataaaaaaaattaatcaaaagaatgaaagaattgaaaaatGAAACAGAGGTGATGTCTTACATGTGCTTATCCATGTGCCTAAATTTTAAGTATGATAAATTCATAGGGAAATTGAGAACTCCTTAATATAGTTGAATAACTTAGAAAATAATACCTCATTATTTGAAGCCAAGAAAAGCTGAAATGATCAGCTCATAACTTGGAGAGATTTAGGAGGATATGCATGTGAAATTGGAGGAGAAACAGGAATGAATTTGATGGTGTTTAGTTGGAAAATGCTTAGTTAGAAACAGCAGAAGTGGTGTTCTCTAACAGAAACTCCATAAAATATGCATGAAAGAACCAAAATACTTCCTCCATCCCATTTTATGTGACAGTGTTCGTCAGACTGAatacaaaatttaagaaaaaataaatggcTTTAGAAATATGTGATTCAAAATAAGTCATAGAtattgtgtggctataaattattTGATTGTAAGTAAAACTGGAAGTTTAAGTAGTTTCATTCTTTTAGCGACAGACTAAAAAGGAGAGTGTGCTAGCTACATAAAATAGGACAGGGATAATGAGTCGATTGACGATTAGAACATATATAACCCTCTCCTCGACTCTCCGGGCAGTGGCGAAACCACATATATTGAAGGTCATCGGAAAATTAAACTGTGTAGTAATGCATtttttttaatatgtgtgtgtgtgtatatatgaaCAGATTATgttaatgaaatatatatatatactacaaactCTTGCGTTTACCTGGAAGTTGGCACCAATCCCATACAAGATTTATTTGATCTACCCTTGCTACCTGAACCTACAAGTAGGATAAATCACAATTCAAGTGTGGACAGTATTTTAAAGGTCGGAAGGGTATACCGACCAAAGCTGATCGGAAATTACCGAAAAAATcggccaaagttggtcggtattttaactATGTAATTAAAAatgcaccatctgggaatcgaactgAGGTCTGTattgtggcaggatactattctaccactagaccattggtgcatgTTTTAAGActgtttttatttgatttatactctttaattgtatttttgcacgaaaataaccgactaAAGTTgatcggttttattaaaaaataaaattaccaacCCAAGTTGGTTGGTTTTTTAAttgaccggccgaattaaccgaccaatttcgATCggttttttttatattaattttaatttattttaaatgaaaaaccgaccaaaattggtcggtttcttgaaaaaaaataaaaaaaaatatttgaaaaaccgaccaacgttggtcggtattttgaccgaccaaagttcgTCGGTCGATCTTGATcgatttttgccgaatttctaatAATGGCTAGTGGgatttacttctttatattttgatcGTCTTAGTGAAAATCTTAGCTCTACCATTGCTCTTCGGGTTAGTGATAAGATCCTATACCGACACGTGTAGAAGTGGGCGATCTAAGGATGTCGTGATTGCAAGAAGTGTGAATATGGTGAAGGCATCACCAAAAGATTAAGGAAATATGACTGGTAAAACCTATGAAAATGGCTGATGCGTGCATTCCATGTGGCTAGCTTTCTATAGTGCATCAGCCTCTTTACCTTGTCATAAATAATGTTCTTTAATTCAGGCATTCGAATTCCCAGTTGTTAATAATGACAACTTGTCCTCCTCCACATTTTGAGAACAAATACTAAATTTGTTTGCAAAATAATTAATTCAGACCAGAAAAAAATTACTTAAAAGATTAACCTCTCTGCTCCACATTTTGAGAATAAATTTCCAAAGAAACAACGCTGTTTCTACCCAAAATTAGGATTTTACATGAATGTCATAGCCAAAAGATTCAAGATTGTTTCCATTTTAAATAAAACAGTTTAATACTAAACTTGGtcttaaaataaaagaaatgtttgatgagctatatatatatatacgcgcaCACATATTGTATTGTAAAGTAATGCACCGCAGAGTCAATTGTTTGTTTGAACAGATCACGACCTTGACCAGAGGTGGACCGAAAATTTAAACTCTATGGATTcaactttagaaaaaaaaatattgaactcattatatttttaaaattatgtgttcatatctattattttgacaattttaatgaatttttatacATCAATTGAATTAGCACACTGCATCCGCCCCTGACCTTGGCGCAGCCTACATGTAGCTATTGGCTAATTTCTTATATAGAAACACTTGTAACCTTTAACCCCTTTTCTATCAACTTAAAAGGAAATTTAAAATCATGAAGAAATAGATTCATTCCatttttatgttataattgtTCATTAATTAAATTGGTCTAGAGGATATTCCAAGACGATTATTGTCACACACCACCCTCTCTCCCTCTCTTTCCCACCTAAATTGATGTTCAAGCAAAGGAATTGCTAACTATGAAGACATGAAGCCATCTATAATGACATAGATTTGAAGCACAACATGTTATATTATATTGTTCCATATAATTAGTCGAGGGATGAACTATTGTATCATTATATGGTATTGGATAATAATTTTCACCGCACAAGTTAATTTTTGAGACTGAGTTAAGGTTTAATGTCCATTTTCTTAAGAGAATGATctaaattttgaaattaaaaaatgTGCATGTCCATACATGTAATATACATGTATgcagaaaatatgaaaatttgagaGGTCAAGTtttatgagaataaaataatttCCTACGTCATTGGAAGTCAGAACATGGAAGTAGCATTGTGATTCGGTGGGCAACTTTGCAGAAAGTCTGCTGTTTTAGTGTGACATCGTACCAACAACAACGacgacgacccagtataatcccataagtggggtctggggagggtaatatgtatgcagaccttacccctaccccgaagggtagagaggctgtttctaggagaccctcggctcaaaaaagcaacaggagccgatatattaataccataaaaatgcataataaaataacaacaatataagagatatgaaaggCAACTTTGCAGAAAGTCTGCCGTTTTAATATGACATCGTACCAATTATCCGATAATGAGTAAAACCGCCAAGGCAACGGATTATTTTagtatcacacacacacacacacacacacacatatatatatatatatatatatatatatatatatatatatatatatatatatatatatatatatatatatatataagagttgATGAACAATCCCCACCACAAAATAGTGCACCTACACGCCTTCATcgacattattttttttaatcagaAGGCCGAGAGCTAACTATCGAGATTACTTTAGACCATTCGGACATATACTTCGTGAAATAGTTCATGCATGTATATTATTATCAGGAGCAAAACTATTGTGATAGGCGAAATGACAGGTTTCCTACTACATTACAATACCCTTCTCCTTATACTAGAACAGTTTTAGCTGAACAATTTATGTATTATGAACGACACACTTTAATCATTTATAATGATCACTCCAAATAAGCGCAAGCTTATCGCTAAATATCCGATCATCTGTTATGAGACCTTAATGACAAAGAggataaaaaaaaatgtttagacTGCATGTTCAACACCCTGTCACTACAACTTAACATTTTCTTAATCATATTGTTAGTAAGATCGGAATTGATTTAATAACATAGGATCGTAAAAtcacaagtttgaaataatactaCTAGTTTGATACTCAGCATCACCAAATCTAAATTTTTTTCAAGTAATATTGCAATTACATATACCTGAGGTAAATGAACTTCACATTTTTGGTAATGTGAATTTCAATTATGACTAAAATATTAATGGACCTACATATCCTGAAGCCACTAGGTTTTCTTAATTAGTTTATAAatctgaaaaaaataaatattatggaaCTAATCTTTTCTTCCATACATGGCCTCtaaattaattataatttttttttggctTCCTACGCCTGAACCAAATGAGCCAAGGCAGTCATGGCATGagattggcctgtaataattccAGCAGTTGATGGATTTTGAGCCAATACAATACAATAACCATCGTCATAATTCTCCATTCCTTGTGCCATTAGTTGCCATATTAAACTTCCTCCCATTGTTCCTCCGTCTTTAGCAAAACTATAAATATTTCTATATATAGTACTCATGAATGTGTCTCGTGCATTTTGACTAAATCCTGGATCTTTGCTTGACTTGCCAAATTCAGCTAAAACCAATGGTTTTCTTAGTATGTTTTTAGCATCTTGCCAATGACTTGTCATCCATCTTTGCATGAATGCCATTTGAGCATCATCATTTTGACCTGATAACCTAAAAGTTGAACCCATCAAATTTAAATCGTGAGTTTACTTTTATTTTcatgtaaataataatatatcttaatcttattttaataattattagtTGGTCTCTTTGGATTAGTAACAAACATATATGAATTATGAAGAAATTAAAACGTAGGGTAATATATATATACCATTGGTCAGTGTATGCATGAATAGTGGCAAAATCAATCTCTTTGATTAAATGGTTACTGATAAAGTCTGTTCCAACTTGATAACCAGGATTAACTGACTTCCTGTCCGGTATTGAGTCACCATAAAATCCCTCCATTCCTATCTCCAGCAAGTGTCTGTTGTCTAAAGATTTCACAAAACTTGCCATTTCTTGAACCCACACCTACAGTATTTTTCAATATCAGTTATCAAATTTCTGAAATTTAATTATCAGTACTTGAGAAATACTAGAAAGACTCTCTTTAATTTAATCTTACATTAACAGTATTTCCAGAATAATCAGCTTGGTTGCGAGGCTCATTCATTAGTTCCCAAGCCATGATAGTTGAATCATCTTTGTAAGTCATTCCAGTAATGGTATTAAACCTAGTAACAACTTTCTGCAGCAATTAATAAAGAATTATGAATTACATACCAACGGTTTATATAACATTGGCCTAAAATTTGCATGCATCATGAGAAAAtgttaaactaaaaaaaaatatttttaatgagATCTAGGTTTTTGTTACCTTAATGTGGTTCTTGTAATAATCTTTAATCATAGAATGAGTATAGAAATCATCCTCGCCATTTATTTGAGCTCCCACATTTCGTGCCCATTGAGCATATTGAGCTTTCCCTCCAAAGTCATTGTAGTTGTTTACAAAGCTCAAGATTAAGCGAACTCCATACTTTTTAGCCTCCGATATAACAAAATCCAAACCCTACATTCCACAAAATACAATTGTAAAATATGAACAATAACCCTAAATCTACCTttaataccaacaacaacaacaacaacaacaacaacaacaacaacaacaacccagtataatcccacttagtggggtctggggagggtagtgtgtacgcagaccttacccctaccctagggtagagagactgtttccaaatagacccccggcatccttccctacaagaacttcccaccttgctcttggggagactcgaactcacaacccctcttggaagtgggggttgctcaCAACCTACCTTTAATACCATGTGTAGAAATAAAGGCATGTTTGAGATAGTTAAttactcaacaacaacaacaacaacaacaacctagtataatcccacttagtggggtctggggagggtagtgtgtacgcagaccttatccccaccctggggtagagaggctgtttccaaatagacccccggcatccatccctccaagaacttcccaccttgctcttggggagactcgaactcacaacctcttggttggaagtggaggttgcttaccatcagagcaacccctttTGTCTTAACGAGATAGTTAATTACTCGAAGATAAAAATTTAATCTCTTATAAAAATATCTTGTTTTATATTGTATGGTTATGTTTGACTGGGAATaaagtttaaaaaagaaattgGCACAATCTAAAATCACTTTAAGAGCTTGTGATTTTAGTTAAATAAGACATTATATATTTCCATGACTAGATCCAAGTACATGtcattaagaaaaagaaaaaaaaaggtaaacTTCAAAACTTAAGAGTTCTCAAATGGAGTATGTTAAAATATTTCATTCTTCTTTAAACAGACTAAAAATGTAACAATGCCATATAAACTAGAGCAAAAAAGAGTACCTGAAAAACACGTTCATCGTAAATACCAGGAGAAATTTGTAGTGCCCTATCACCTCCATCACTAAAAGCCCAAGTCCGACATACAGAGAGCCCTGAAGAAGAAGCTTCTTGAAGGACCTCAGTAACCTTATATCTCTCACTTGGCTCAGCAGCAGCATGCATTAGCCAGTAGGAATTGAAACCATTGAATAGAAAAGGTGATCCATTGAGTTCAAAATGGGCACCATTGACTCCAATAAAACCTTCATTATTTGAATTCTCAAGTAGAACCCTAGCATCACATGCAAGAGCTAAGGACAAGAGGAAGAGCACAAAAATATAACTCATTATATTAATTTAATGGAGAAATGTATATGTTGTTTGTGTAGTGAAATAGAAGCTGTGATAGGTTATATATTATTGGTCACTTGTTGGGGGAATATTTATAGTTAGTCGAGCATAAGGAGACTTgctaaaaatagtaataattgataCCAGGTGGGAATTTAAGTTAGAAAGTGGTGGTTTACTAAATTTGGCTGGACCATGCATATTTTCTGAAAGCTAAAGATTTTATGGGAAGTTGATACAAGTTGAGGTTATTTAGTTGCATAAAGCAAGAAATTCAGTTGAGAGAATAattagaaagaagaaaagaatgaaaaaagaacGGAAAAGGGCCTGATATATTCCTTTACTTTGCTTTATTATTCAATCATATCTTTCGTTATACTTTCCGTTCAAATTTACCCTTACCGTTCATCAAAGTTTTATATTTGTCCCTATTTTAACGGTTGGGACACATGGCACATTCTGAAAGAAGGAACCAACCCAAATAGTGGTTTGGGAAGCAACAAttttttgaagaaagaaaatgccTTTGTGACTGTAGAGCCTTAGAT
Above is a window of Nicotiana tabacum cultivar K326 chromosome 8, ASM71507v2, whole genome shotgun sequence DNA encoding:
- the LOC107782459 gene encoding mannan endo-1,4-beta-mannosidase 5-like; this encodes MASFTRALSSFFALLLLLAIATEARNLNKLGFVRTKGAHFVLNGSPFLFNGFNSYWLMHVAADPTERYKVSEVFQEASAASLSVCRTWAFSDGGDTALQISPGVYDERVFQGLDFVISEAKKYGIRLILSFVNNYKDFGGRNQYAQWGRNAGIQINSDDDFYTHPVLKDYYKNHVKKVVTRVNTMTGIAYRDDTTIMAWELMNEPRCDADYSGKTVHGWVQGMASFVKSLDRKHLLEIGMEGFYGDSMPEKKQFNPGYQVGTDFISSNLIREIDFATIHAYTDQWLSGQSDDAQGVFMQRWMTSHWQDSRTILKKPLVLAEFGKSSKDPGYNQNVRDTFMSSVYRNVYNFAKAGGTMAGSLIWQLVAQDMSNFDDGYSIILAQNPSTAGLISGQSHAMTALAHLVNSPHVYPFSQSNGVPIHGHHPLGVGHHPLGVGHHRFGR
- the LOC107773020 gene encoding mannan endo-1,4-beta-mannosidase 5 yields the protein MSYIFVLFLLSLALACDARVLLENSNNEGFIGVNGAHFELNGSPFLFNGFNSYWLMHAAAEPSERYKVTEVLQEASSSGLSVCRTWAFSDGGDRALQISPGIYDERVFQGLDFVISEAKKYGVRLILSFVNNYNDFGGKAQYAQWARNVGAQINGEDDFYTHSMIKDYYKNHIKKVVTRFNTITGMTYKDDSTIMAWELMNEPRNQADYSGNTVNVWVQEMASFVKSLDNRHLLEIGMEGFYGDSIPDRKSVNPGYQVGTDFISNHLIKEIDFATIHAYTDQWLSGQNDDAQMAFMQRWMTSHWQDAKNILRKPLVLAEFGKSSKDPGFSQNARDTFMSTIYRNIYSFAKDGGTMGGSLIWQLMAQGMENYDDGYCIVLAQNPSTAGIITGQSHAMTALAHLVQA